TGGCCGCGATCCGGCATCATCTCGCACACAAAGGCCTTGGTCTGCATAATGATCTGCAGAATGAAAACAGCATCGTCGGTAATCTGGTCCAGCCATTACTCGTGCGCGATTTTGGCACCGAAGTACAGAAGCGCGATTTCATTCCTGCGATGCTCGATGGCACAATACGATGGAGCTTTGGCCTGACCGAGGAAGCGCATGGCAGCGACGCAACATGGATGGAAACGCGCGCCGTTGCTGAAACCCGCGATGGCGTGGATGGCTGGCTGATCAATGGCGAGAAAATGTGGACCACCGGCAGCCATGTCGCGACACATTGTATGGTCTTCGCCCGCCATTCGGGTGCGGATGGCAGTCCCAAAGGCATCGGCTGTTTCATCGTGCCCTATGGCGCCAAAGGCTTCGAGATTGGCGAGTATCTGTGGACTTTCAACATGCCCACCGATCATCCGAAGATCAGCTTCAAGGACGTGTGGATTCCGGCTGACTCGATTCTCGGCGATCTCGATTATGGCCTCGCTTGCGCGCAGGGTTTCGTCCATGAAAACCGTATCCGGCAGGCGGCCTCTTCACTCGGCGCGGCCCAATATTGCATTGATGAAGCCGTGAAATATGCAGGCAAGCGCAAACCCTTTGGCAAACCGCTCTCAGTCAATCAGGCGATCCAGTTCCCGCTGGTCGAGTTGCAAACCGATGCAGAAATGCTGCGGCTGTTGATCTGGAAAACGGCGGCAGAAATGGATTCAATGCCCAAGCCCGATGTCGCGAAGTATCTCTCTGACAAAGTCTCTATGTGCAATTACAAAGCCAACCGCCTGGTATGCGACGCAGCGGACACCGCGATGCAGGTTCATGGCGGGATCGGCTATTCACGGCACAAGCCCTTCGAGCATATTTACCGTCACCACCGCCGCTACCGGATCACCGAAGGCTCGGAAGAAATACAAATGCGCAAGGTTGCAGGCCATCTGTTCGGCTTTATGGGGCCCAATAAGCGGACATAGATTCCTACCATTTTTCACCAATCGGCCTATATGGCTGGCATGACACAAACCGACGCAATTTCTGATCCTGCAGACGGACCGATCTGCGTTGCGGCATTGTATCAGTTTACGCCGTTCGAGGACCGCGAGGCTATCCGCATTCCGCTCGCCACATTGTGCGAGGAGCAGGGTGTGCGCGGCACTATTCTGGTAGCACATGAGGGGCTGAACGGCACCATCGCCGGTTCGGAAGAAGCCATCGGTGCCGTGCTCGACCATATCCGCTCGATTCCCGGCTGCGCCAATATCGAAGTCAAATTCTCGGGCGCACCCAAGATGCCATTTCTGCGGATGAAAGTGCGGATCAAGAAAGAGATCGTCACCATGGGGCAACCCGATCTCGATCCGGTCGGCAATGTCGGGACCTATGTCGCACCACAGGACTGGAACGATCTGATCAATGATCCCGCCACTATCGTGATCGATACGCGCAATGATTATGAAGTTGGCATCGGCACTTTCAGAGGCGCGATCGATCCCGAAACCACCAGCTTCCGCGAATTTCCCGAATGGTTCCGTGCCAAGCGCGCCGAGTTCAAAGCGGAGGGCAAGCAACCCAAGATCGCCATGTTCTGCACCGGCGGCATCCGATGCGAGAAATCGACCGCCTTCCTCAAAAGCGAGGGGATGGCGGATGTCTATCACCTAAAAGGCGGCATCCTGAAATATCTCGAAACCGTTCCAGAAGAGGAAAGCCTGTGGGAAGGCGAATGCTTTGTCTTCGATGAACGGGTAAGCGTAAAGCACGGGCTCGAAGTTGGAACGCACACATTATGCCGCGCGTGCCGCAATCCGATGGGACCGGACGATTTGAAATCGGAACTGTTCGAAGACGGCATCAGCTGCCCCAATTGCTACCACACCAAGACAGAAGAGCAGCGCGCCCGCTATGCCGAGCGACAGAAGCAGGCAGAACTCGCAAAGCAACGCGGCGAGGCGCATATTGGCGATGATGCGCAGGAGAACGCAAGTGCCTGAAGTGGCAGACGCTCCGATCCTCTACAGCTTCCGCCGCTGCCCCTATGCAATGCGCGCGCGGATGGCGCTCGCGATCAGCGAAACCGAAGTCGAACATCGCGAGGTTGTCCTGCGCGAGAAGCCTGAGGCAATGTTGGAAGCCTCGCCCAAAGGCACCGTGCCGGTAGTGGTGTTGGAGGACGGTACGGTGATTGAAGAAAGCGTGGATGTGATGCGCTGGTCGTTGGGTAAAAACGATCCGGAGGATTGGCTGTCTGGCGATGACCGCGATTTGATCGCGATGATCGACGGGCCGTTCAAGCACCATCTCGACCGCTACAAATATTCGACCCGGCATGACACCGATCCCGAAGAGCATCGGCACGGCGCCTATGCCATTTTGGAGCAATTGGAGGCGCGCCTAGGCGGCCAAAAACATCTGTGCGGCGATGCGCGTAGCATGGCCGATATCGCGACCTTCCCATTCATCCGCCAATTCGCAAATACTGATCGCGAATGGTTCGATGCGCAGCCTCTGCCGAATCTACAGCGTTGGCTCGCCGAACACCTCGAAAGCCCCCTGTTCAAACAGATCATGGTCAAGCATGACCAATGGAAAGAAAGCGCATGACTGACCCAGCCACTCTCGCAGCCCCGAAATCGCGTGCGCTTTATAAGGGCGGGCCTGACTTATCGCCCGTCGCATGGGGCATGTGGCGATTTACCGACGACAATGGCAGCAGCCCGCAAGAGCGGATCGAAGCTGCGCTGGATGCAGGCATCACCTTGTTCGATACGGCGGCAATTTATGGCTTCGACGGGTCCGACGGTTTCGGCGGTGCGGAAACGTTGCTTGGCACAGTATTCGGCGAGGCACCGAATCTACGCGACAAAATCGTGCTGGCGACCAAAGGCGGGATCGAGCCTGGCGTGCCATATGATTCCTCGACCGACTATTTGAACACGTCGTTGACTGCTTCGATGCAGCGCTTGGGTGTTGATCATGTCGAGCTGTTTCAGGTCCACCGGCCCGATGTGCTGACCCATCCCGAAGAGCTCGCCGACACGTTGCAGAACATGGTCGAGAGCGGAAAGGTCGGTGCAGTTGGCGTCTCAAACTTCACCCAAGCGCAAATTAGCGCCTTGCAGCATTATCTCGATATTCCGCTGGCAACGACCCAGCCCGAATTCTCGCCACTGAACCTTAGTCCGCTGCAGAATGGCGAATTCGATCAGGCGATGCAGAATAATATGGCGATACTTGCCTGGTCACCGCTGGGCGGCGGGCGGATTGCCAATGCCGAAAGCACGCGCGAACGTTCAGTGGCTTTGAGACTCGACAGCGCGGCCAAGGAATTTGGCGTGTCGCGCGCGGTTGCGGCATTCTCTTGGATTGCCGCGCACCCCGCGCGGCCCATTCCTATCATTGGCAGCCAGACCCCAGCGCGCATCGCCGAGGCGGCCGACATCGCCAAGGTGGGCTGGACACGGCAAGGCTGGTATGAGGTATTGCAGGCAGCCATGGGCGAAAAGCTACCTTGACGCCTGCCAGCAAAGGCTCTCAATTGCTGCCCTAGTCTGAGTGAGGGGCAATGATGGACCGCGACGAACGTGTTGCCATAGTACAAGCCATATTTGGCTG
This genomic window from Pontixanthobacter aestiaquae contains:
- a CDS encoding glutathione S-transferase; this translates as MADAPILYSFRRCPYAMRARMALAISETEVEHREVVLREKPEAMLEASPKGTVPVVVLEDGTVIEESVDVMRWSLGKNDPEDWLSGDDRDLIAMIDGPFKHHLDRYKYSTRHDTDPEEHRHGAYAILEQLEARLGGQKHLCGDARSMADIATFPFIRQFANTDREWFDAQPLPNLQRWLAEHLESPLFKQIMVKHDQWKESA
- a CDS encoding acyl-CoA dehydrogenase family protein, with the protein product MMFELPAEITDYLAELDAFIEAEIKPIEQRDDNIRFFDHRRENSRTDWDNDGLPTEEWEELLSEMRRVADAAGHYRFALPKEFGGQDGSNLAMAAIRHHLAHKGLGLHNDLQNENSIVGNLVQPLLVRDFGTEVQKRDFIPAMLDGTIRWSFGLTEEAHGSDATWMETRAVAETRDGVDGWLINGEKMWTTGSHVATHCMVFARHSGADGSPKGIGCFIVPYGAKGFEIGEYLWTFNMPTDHPKISFKDVWIPADSILGDLDYGLACAQGFVHENRIRQAASSLGAAQYCIDEAVKYAGKRKPFGKPLSVNQAIQFPLVELQTDAEMLRLLIWKTAAEMDSMPKPDVAKYLSDKVSMCNYKANRLVCDAADTAMQVHGGIGYSRHKPFEHIYRHHRRYRITEGSEEIQMRKVAGHLFGFMGPNKRT
- the trhO gene encoding oxygen-dependent tRNA uridine(34) hydroxylase TrhO, with amino-acid sequence MAGMTQTDAISDPADGPICVAALYQFTPFEDREAIRIPLATLCEEQGVRGTILVAHEGLNGTIAGSEEAIGAVLDHIRSIPGCANIEVKFSGAPKMPFLRMKVRIKKEIVTMGQPDLDPVGNVGTYVAPQDWNDLINDPATIVIDTRNDYEVGIGTFRGAIDPETTSFREFPEWFRAKRAEFKAEGKQPKIAMFCTGGIRCEKSTAFLKSEGMADVYHLKGGILKYLETVPEEESLWEGECFVFDERVSVKHGLEVGTHTLCRACRNPMGPDDLKSELFEDGISCPNCYHTKTEEQRARYAERQKQAELAKQRGEAHIGDDAQENASA
- a CDS encoding aldo/keto reductase, which produces MTDPATLAAPKSRALYKGGPDLSPVAWGMWRFTDDNGSSPQERIEAALDAGITLFDTAAIYGFDGSDGFGGAETLLGTVFGEAPNLRDKIVLATKGGIEPGVPYDSSTDYLNTSLTASMQRLGVDHVELFQVHRPDVLTHPEELADTLQNMVESGKVGAVGVSNFTQAQISALQHYLDIPLATTQPEFSPLNLSPLQNGEFDQAMQNNMAILAWSPLGGGRIANAESTRERSVALRLDSAAKEFGVSRAVAAFSWIAAHPARPIPIIGSQTPARIAEAADIAKVGWTRQGWYEVLQAAMGEKLP